One Blastocatellia bacterium DNA window includes the following coding sequences:
- a CDS encoding DUF547 domain-containing protein, which translates to MIKKVFSILFTFFLTFSLQIKALSSTTTKVDNKPLTFSYEIYDQVTQTYVNERGQVDYKALKANLSTLQAFIDLLAKISPENSPELFPSPEEKKRYYLTAYNALVMFYAANAYPDKHVLWSKLGYFKDKDIVLGGRKISLNYLEHEIIRKQFLDPRIHFYINCGANSCPPIKKGAIAKNKTEDELEKAATEFINSADNVRVDTASNTLYLSKIFDWFEQDFITYLKAKRGLSNPHISQYVALYLNESDNKKLSTIPLSKLKIKHLHYDKDLNEQ; encoded by the coding sequence ATGATAAAGAAAGTTTTTTCTATTTTATTTACCTTTTTTTTAACTTTTAGCCTACAAATTAAAGCTTTATCTTCAACTACAACCAAAGTAGACAACAAACCTTTAACATTTTCTTATGAAATTTATGATCAAGTCACACAAACATATGTTAATGAGCGTGGACAAGTTGACTATAAAGCTCTTAAGGCTAATCTCTCAACTTTACAAGCATTTATAGATTTGCTAGCTAAAATTAGTCCTGAAAATAGCCCAGAACTTTTTCCTAGCCCAGAAGAAAAGAAACGCTACTATTTAACGGCTTATAATGCTTTAGTAATGTTTTATGCTGCTAATGCCTATCCTGATAAACACGTGCTTTGGAGTAAGTTAGGCTATTTTAAGGATAAAGACATTGTTTTAGGCGGGCGCAAGATTTCATTAAATTATTTAGAACACGAAATTATTAGAAAACAATTTCTTGACCCTAGAATACATTTTTATATTAATTGTGGTGCAAATAGCTGTCCTCCAATTAAAAAAGGAGCTATTGCTAAAAATAAAACAGAAGATGAGTTAGAAAAAGCTGCTACAGAGTTTATTAATAGTGCCGATAATGTGCGTGTAGATACGGCTAGCAACACACTTTATCTTTCTAAAATTTTTGATTGGTTTGAGCAAGATTTTATTACTTACCTAAAAGCAAAACGAGGGCTTTCTAATCCGCATATTTCTCAATATGTTGCACTTTATCTTAATGAGTCGGATAATAAAAAACTGTCAACCATTCCACTTAGCAAGCTAAAAATCAAGCATTTACATTATGACAAAGACCTTAACGAACAATAA